The Bacillus cereus G9842 nucleotide sequence TGTACATCAATCCTTAGGGGCATTAGAAAATTATTTAGCAGCTAATGTAACAAGTAAGGAACTTGCCAAAAATTTTGTAGAAGAGCATTTTATAAACCAAAATGGAAAAATTATTTATAAAAGTAAGCCATTTTTGTTTGATTATGAAAAAAACCGTACAGTAAGAGAATTAGAAAATGAAACTTATTCTGTAAAACAAAACAATGTAGTATTAACCTTTAAATATAATAATGATGCTAACGCGTGGCGTATAGTCGGAATTGCATATTTAAACCAGTAAATAAGACACCAATAAGGTGTCTTTTTTTTTTGAAAAGAGCCAAAAAAGATACTTGGTTATAATTATTTATGAGTAGTAAAAGGAGTGATGCAATTGTTAGAGGAGCAAATAACTTTATTCGATGAACAATGTATTTATGAAATATTTGATGTATCTAAGGGGAATATCAAGTTCACAAATACCAAAAAGAAATTCATTGAATTAAAGGTAAAAGTACCGATTTTAGCCAAACCGCTTAATGAATTAAAACCAAGTACTGATTATGATGAGGAATATGAGTTGTATCTGGAGTATGTGCAAGGAATTTGGTTATTCTATCATTCGCGAGATACCAGCTTTAGTTATGAAAAAGCAGAAATAAAATGTAAAGAATCAAGAGATACTCAAAGTGAAGTACTAATAAGGGTTTATTTACAATCGGATAATCAGTTTATTCCTACCAATGTTATAGAGTATTTATGAAATTTAATAAGAAATAATAAGAAATAATAATAAATTATTATTTGCTATTAAAATATCAGAGATAAATGATTATAATGCCCAATATGACATTAAAAGTAATCGTAGAATGAAAATAAAGGTAGTGAACTAGATGAGTAGAGGGAATTACAAAACTAGAATATATTCAAAAGAAGAGTTAATAGAAATAATACAAGAAAAAGCAAAAACATTAAACCGTACACCGAAGAGATCTGAAATTAAAGAAGCATGCAGCGTTGTTAAAGTTTTTGGTAGTTTTTCAGATGGAATAATAGCGGCAGGATTAAAGCCAACTAGAAGAAAATTCAACAGAAAACCATGCAATGAAACAAGTAAACAAGAAATAATTATAGAGATTCAAAATAAAGCTGAGGCGCTGGGGAGAACTCCAAGAAATTGCGAAGTAGATTTAGGGAAAATAGCAATAAATAAATTTGGAAGTTGGAACAAGGCTTTACAAGCGGCAGGTTTAGAGGTGAATCAGAAAAATTATACACGCTCAGAGATTATCCAATTGTTACAGGATTATGCGAAAGAAAATAAAAGGACTCCACGTAAATGTGATTTATCTATAAATTTTCATGCGTGTAGGAGGATTTTTGGATCATGGTGTGAAGCCATAAGGGCTGCAGGATTAACACCAAATACTAGAAAAACAGACCAAGAGTTATTACAAGAATTAAAGAGAGTTTATAAGGAATTAGGGAAAGTTCCCACAGTTACAGAATGCCACAAAATAAAATTTTGTGTTTCAAATTATCAAATACGATTTGGAAGTTGGAATAAGGCATTAGAGTTAGCTGGGTTACCTATAAAAAATTCAAGGCGATGTGGAATGACTAAAGAACAGTATGTAGAGTTATTAAAAGATTATGCAACTAAATTGGGGAGAGTACCTGGTTCAAATGAAATTAGAGAAGCGCGCGCAATTATAAATCGATTTGGAAGTTGGAATAAAGCGTTAGAAGCAGCAGAATTACCTGTTATTAAAAGTAAAAAGGAAGAGTTAATAGAAATAATACAAGAAAAAGCAAGGGAGTTAAAACGCGTGCCAAAAAGCAACGAGATTAGACAATATTCTACAATTCATAGGCATTTTGGAAAATGGAATAAAGCATTAGAGGCAGCAGGATTGTCTAAAGAAAAACATTGAAGGTGTGGCATGACAAACAGTACATAGGATTTCTTAAAGAGTATGTTTAAAGGAAAAGGGGCTTAAAGCAAATTTGAAAAATTGTATTCTTAGAAAACTATCCAGTAGCGAGGTTCCTTATCTTTTGATAGGTAATCAAGAGGTAATCTCTAAAAGCAAGGATTAAAAATATAAGTTAATATTGTATATTGTTAATATACTTTTTTATTATAAAAATATTATAAAAGGATGTTTGTATATGAAAATGAAAAATAGGAAATTCTTAAAAATAGCAGCAAATTTGGGAGTAT carries:
- a CDS encoding homing endonuclease associated repeat-containing protein — its product is MSRGNYKTRIYSKEELIEIIQEKAKTLNRTPKRSEIKEACSVVKVFGSFSDGIIAAGLKPTRRKFNRKPCNETSKQEIIIEIQNKAEALGRTPRNCEVDLGKIAINKFGSWNKALQAAGLEVNQKNYTRSEIIQLLQDYAKENKRTPRKCDLSINFHACRRIFGSWCEAIRAAGLTPNTRKTDQELLQELKRVYKELGKVPTVTECHKIKFCVSNYQIRFGSWNKALELAGLPIKNSRRCGMTKEQYVELLKDYATKLGRVPGSNEIREARAIINRFGSWNKALEAAELPVIKSKKEELIEIIQEKARELKRVPKSNEIRQYSTIHRHFGKWNKALEAAGLSKEKH